The Silene latifolia isolate original U9 population chromosome X, ASM4854445v1, whole genome shotgun sequence genome contains the following window.
tttgttctaggtcgcaccgtaaaaggaggccgatgagcatttactgggtcattgtgatttgtatcgaatgaagaaaataggtcaacaggattgtccttttaagtcatattttatctcaaggccactcgaggagagatgactgtgaatgcgtggtcacgctcggatgagatctatagtagattatccggtcagacaatcattctcctgatcgaggaaaccactttatgatatgttcacgtgcaagaacgacctgaaagacatcttgcattgagtgggagatattattggacaagagaattggtaacgcacacttgtgtcaggcaagtggaagattgttggagtagtgtcctccacaataagtgcgtttacatattaaatctcgtaaaaagaatatcagggatttatttatttatttgtcagctgatcatcgttaatcggtaatgattggctgactagagtttgacattattgtcgtgtgacggcggtggttagctgatccctttaggtcacacctataggatgacgcccaaatagaataaattaattgtttgtatgagatacgagataattaattccttatattatttgactcttagttagtcacataaatgtattatttgatgacgggttacgaactcgggacaaagagatttattatttaattatgagttatttaaataataaatgattagaatttattaattaattgttaattaattaattttatacgatatgtgtatatgtttttaggtggaattaattagctattaaattttacaagaggttgtaaaattagataatgggttaatattgacacattgtatgttgataaaatggtcttatgattacttaatagttaagtagtcattggtagttaatttatattatttgagtgttaaataaattaaattaatatttaattatgtaagataattaaatatacgacttataaccatttgtggggcaaatatcgaaaaccgaaatggaccaaaagtagtccacatatactggttttttgaggacatcacaagtgtcctttaggtggatttttccacttataattgtcccctcaaattgcctataaataccattgaaactccaccatttctctagttggaaaaatttgaagaaaaattggtctaggttcatatacactacctaaagaccaaatttctcttcttattttgttcatattttatatcaaaaacatatataaatattaactaataatatttattagtacatcatatatacaattaaacaaggtttactactacatatatctagttagtattgtagtagtattttgggttgattcttgggtgtatccttaggagaccatctttttggtggtttgttgtcttggaggatcatccattttcatagcgcaagaacaacatcaaggaaggagtccttgagttgtgcccaaaacttgccttatataatgtaaggaacttttgtcttaagatggtttaataccatcttttatacttttatttgcatgcatgtagatttagaccattttaaattaatttgtaattttaatatcataagatgagtattaatatggtctaaataactaacaggcTAGGCACACACGCCACTGTCGAATCCCCGATATTCAATTTCGGGCAAAATTCGAAAAGCCCGGGCTCGAGATTTAATATTTTAGCAAATAATCAAGAGATTCCCGAGATCCCGGGACATTCGAAGGAACACTCTAGGACTGGTACTAATATTCCGATTATTACTCCATCTCATATATTGCCCAATCCTCCAAAATCAATAAAAGAGCTTTATCTTTGACCAAGAAAACAAATAAGCCTTTAACAAATAATATTCCTTCCTGTTATGAAATATTACACtgtaatattatatggatgtccatatcttagaatattctagggtatattatattatggaaactctacctcattatatgtgtatatatacccccTCATAATGGAATAATATACAGTTCTGTCTCCCTTACTTTCTCTtgagtttctctctctaattctCATACTCTatatttcacaacacgttatcagcacgagtccTAACCGACTGGGCAAATAAAATTAACGACGATTACTTATTATTTAGATTTGATAATATGAAGGTTCATATCAAGTCTTGTTCTATTATCTTGCTAATTCCGCTGATTCAGGTCCGGTACGTTTGCTAACAAACTGAGTCAGGTACGTTTCCTCACCCGTAATTACTCTTTGATTGGGAGATAAAGTGCTTGCTTTCACCACGCCAAAATTGAGTTACAAATCAAGCGTGTATCAATTTGTTGAACCAAAGTATAGTTTGtttggaattcatcattgataaTGATAAACATCTCATCTCTTCAATTCACAAAATAGTGAATAATCTCAAAGACTGATTTATAAATTAGATCATCCCAAATCACAATAATAATCTGTTGGTTTAGGTACACTTATGTAACATAACTATGGTAAACCAGAATTCTGCACGAATTTTATGAATTATACATTGAATTTCTTATCCAATGCAACATTAAGCCACTTgtaaattttgtttttgtttttataatcTATGCAATTGATTAGTAGTCTAATAAAGTAATAAAGAAAATATAATTGGTTTTATTAAACTTGTGATAACTTGTCTACAAAGCATAGTAAGCGACTCTCATAAACAAAGGTATTTGGTTGAGTAATGGTACAAATTATTTCTTATCAGGCTTATATGAATTTGGTATTTGGCATAATGCATGATTTCAGTCATTGGAAATTTGCTCTCGCTTTGGTTTAGCCGTCTTAATGGAATACTAGATAATACTAATTGTGTGTTCATTTGCTTTATTTGTGCCTTCTGGAAAAGCGACACACATCTTGTCCTTAGAGTCACAAGGAAAGTTGATTTATCGGACAGCAAATCTTGGGtacgtatatatatatagtcggtATTGCTACCTAATTTAATTAGGTTTTATAATTCGGATTTGTTGTTATTCTCTATAGTCCTTGTGTTCTAACTTACCTTACTGCAATTTAATATAACCTATGAGAAATTATTATGATGACGTATGCTACGGAGTATGTTATAAAGTTAACATGGACTTAAATTAATTCCATTGAATCATGCGAAACATGGATTGGTGATCATATTATTTACGGGCAAATTTAAATGGTTACAATTGCGCCCGATATTAACCAATACTTTGAATTGATTTTGTTCCCCGGAGTTGAACAAAGTTTTGAAAGAGGATATATCATATAATTTTGGGCCTAAAGTTCCaaaagatttattttataaagatgaGAGATATGTCCATATTATGACTTTGGCCTGAAGTTCAAAGTTTGAAAGGTGTGTAATAatttaacaccgtctcatcagtacaatatattcatattgtataagtGTAAGTGGCCAGAAGTCCACGTCTATGAGTATATGAACTGCTGTTCAATTTAAAGCGGCCTTTATGaaaggcaaatttatttgcgaattgattcttgttcacctgaagttgaacagtataatgagatatgaaatttgatccattcgttgaagtgaatgtgacatctcataaagactctgTCTGTAACAGAGATCGAAAATATGGCGTTATGACAAGCCTAATATTGTGGCCTTATTAATTGAGCCTAATAATGTGGCATTTGATTAGCCAAGTAAAGAAGCCTTAATTGAGCTTAATGATGTGGCCTTATTAAGCCATATTCGTTCATTGAAAGAAATGGAAATATCTCATGAAAAGTTAGGTGAGAATATGAAACTCGTATATGCAAGAGTttgatatgagaaaagaaaaatgatATACGAGCTGAAATTTTGATATTCATACTATGACCATAGTTCATAGTGTTTACATACACTGAATTATGACCTGGAGTTCATAATGTTTGCAGATATTAAAACTGTGAATTGAAGTTTGCAGTGTTTATAAGTTCTCACATTTCATATAGTGAGTATTATTTTGAATATCAATATTAAGAATGGACTCGGTGTTTATACATGAATGTCTGCAAATTATGCGACACTTTTGAAAATTCATAATCATATCAAACCGATTCAAATTATATTCCCTGTAGCGAATGAGATATCATGTTTTGAGGATGAAATTATTTTATCTTTCATAAGTTGAATTGTGATCAACTTAGATGTATTATCATGCTATATAGCACATTGAAACATGCGTTTTGATAAGCATGCATATGTCATCATTTTATATGTTGACGATTATAATTGTTGGTCATATGAAAATACTCAAAGAGTAATATATTCCCTATTGGAATATTGATgagtcttgcttatatatatGAGACACTTATTGTGTCTTAATTCAgatgtcacatcatttatctggCCGGATATAAAATTTTAATGAGATTTACTGATACAAGTATTGCTAGAAGATTAGCATGATGAATATAGTCAACCAAAATATGGCATGTGATAAGTGAAATTATTGAGATACATCCAATTTTGATTAAAGTTTGCCGTGTATTTTTGGCAAACtaagaaagttgacatgaaatgattcagatgtgacaaattaaagccatccgggttcttactatacccgttttgataaaccttGAGTTTATCTTCAAGAAAAGATAAGTGCTGAAATTCTCCCGTGTAGAAATTTTAATAAAGGCAAGACACTACACTGTGATTGAGTATATATGATGTTGGAGATCTAAACTACTCGATATAgaataaagaacttaaatgttTCTGTATGGATTGACACTATATTGTGTGACTTATATTCACATAATGATTTTTCAGAGTAGTTCCTGTGATTAAAAATCacattcaaatttttatataaaatcgtTGATCTCTTAAACTGGGCATTGTGAATCAGCACATTAATCCAACTGCATTATACATTTCTTCCAGAAATATTTCGTTAAATGTTCATATAAATTCTCATCGATGATATGAGAATATGATATCTAAGGTGGTTATGATAAATATTTAGACTATACATTGGTTATAGTTTTTACTACCTTAGGGGAAGAAAAGTGAATtaaagctggtaaaaacaaatATGATCCCTTACTGAATCAGAAGTTCAGAGCATGTTATACATTAAATTCATTGAGTAGAggtttttgaatttgatataaccaTATCTTTTACCAGATTAATACAAGTATATACacttgaagtgtattataataaaAGTCAAGGTGAATTGACGGTTCCAATGAATGTGAAATAGCAAGTTCAAGCAGTTGGTATGTTATGCAATTGCTATATTTGAAGTGTCCCTGAAGTGACACGATATCTGAAGGATAATATATGGCTTAAATGAATATAATGGTACCGCACACATATTCAGATCCAGATATCATTAAACAGTACTGATATCATCAAGAGATgatgaaattatatcgatatatttATGGAACCTAGCTACATACATTTGCGCGCGATATTTTATGGACTTTATAAATGGGGATCGTAAATTTAAGTCCGTTTTGATTGTCGACATATAATCaatgattataaatgagctcatggactagAAGTCCACTTATTGACCTGAAGTCAATCCAaattatgaatattggaaaaGAAAACTGATCAGTTTACATTTTGAGTCATCGTCATGTGCATATAGAGAGTAAGTTCATCATTgcatattagtttttatatttacattattattattattgcatatTTGTTAGGATATGTTATTTAGAACTTAGtttcatatcatatgcatgcacatgtttCATAATATAATTTTGAATGGATAATGTTGGAAAGGAGAAATATATTATGATCTCTACTCCTTTGAGGATAACTCCCTGTAGGAGCCTCTTATAAATGATCATCAATTGTTAATGGTTGATCAATTGAGTTATTGAAAACTCTTGATGAAATATATAAACCTCTACAATACGATTGAAAGATATCGTGATtagttccaaaatggaacatcaaaactcctatagagtttatttggaaagttattgtctcaacctgaagtttgagcatatgagAATTCAGATTTAAATGAGCTTCTTGCTAACCATGTGAAATTAGCttatggtccagaagtaccataacgattggaaaataatgtatttaaagtctACAATGAGAATGTCAATTCATACATATAtgtggtttagcaaagaaaatcgCTCAAAGGAATTTgatgatttattcaataattatcagATTGATTCccttaatacaaggaattaaggaatgatggctacactctttttcccttcgactaggttttttgtCCCAACGGGTTTTTCCTaacaaggtttttaacgaggtagcagTATAAGCGCATTATTACGCTATAGTCATGATCATCAATATTGTTGAGATGACAATTATTTTCGACATATAATGTTATGTCGTTTATTGAGGAGAAACTATATCATCTATTACGGAAACTCTATCAAAATTATGGAGGTATTAATTCAAGTGAAGAACCAAGAGTTATGAAATAATTATATCCAGACGGTGAGTTGTTAAAGAAATATGATATCGAAACCGTCATGAATTTCTATTGACCGAAGATTCAAGTTTATCAACCAATGGGTACTACTTCAACGATCATCAGGAAGTAATGTCAAAGCATGGATTATTTCAAGAtttatcaagttatgtaatcatcagggggagtagcacgcgctgtactctttttccttagccatggttttgtcccattgggttttccatggaaaggttttaacgaggcagttattattatgcgtgtttgaagattattgtactcttttcctttctaGCGTTTTTTCCCATAGGGTTTTTCtagtaaggtttttaacgaggcatcttcttcagtgatggacatccaagggggagtgttatgaaatattacactgtaatattatatggatgtccatatcttagaatattctagggtatattatattatggaaactctacctcattatatgtgtatatatacccccTCATAATGGAATAATATACAGTTCTGTCTCCCTTACTTTCTCTtgagtttctctctctaattctCATACTCTATATTTCACAACACTTCCAAAAATCCCTCCAAAtatattccaaaaaaaaaaaatattttatcttCCAAATCAAATAATATTCCTAATAATATTCCTAACAACTCATCTACCCTAAAAGATATTACCAATTTACCAATTATCGCAAACACTCCATACCTATAAGCACACACCGTACAATcatcgaaaaaaaaatttgaaaacgcAGAGCCAGTAACTCACTATAACAACGTTCAACCACAACATGAACCCTCACCCATACTTCTCTTATCTAGACCGCCGCCTACCTCAACCGAGATGCCTACCACAAAACCCACACATAGTGGTGGTACCTCCAGCCCAACAAACTACGATAGTAGTGGGGCCGGAGATGGCCGCTCCTTATATGGGGGTGATGATTTCAGAGTATCCAACGATGGATGTCAAAATAGAAGTAATGAAGGGGTGTCCCTCGAAGCTAGTAATGGAGTTATCGATATCATGGAGTATTGATAAGTTACTCAAACTCGTAAGTCGCGCTTATCTATCATCTATTGATTATTTACCCGATCATATGAATACACAAATACCGAACTTGTGTCCTAACCAACCCCATATCACGTTTATGGTATGGAACGTCCAAGGTACTGGTAACAAAAAAAAGATCAATGCTATTAAGGAAGAATTTAAAACGTATCGACCGTCTGTTCTCGCATTGGTCGAAACTCACATGGGACCGGATCACGCAGTGAAACTTGGTCAGATACTTGGCTATGACGGACAATCACGGGTCAATGTAGTGGGTTATAGTGGAGGCATATGGTTGTACTGGAGAACGAACATAGTTAATGTCACCCCGATCATGGAACATGAGCAATTCATTACAATTGAAGTAGCTCGTAATGGAGAATATCCATGGTTCTTTTCCGCTATCTACGCAAGCCCGGACCCATCGAATATACGATAACTTTGGTCCGAGTTGGAGAAGTTTGCCAAATTAAATAATCGCCCATGGCTCCTCGCAGGAGACTTTAACGAAACGAGGTCACTTAGCGAAACACATGGTGGTGATCGAAACATGGCTAGGAGATGCGAAACATTTAACGAATGGATTGAAAACTGCGAACATATTGAACTCGCCTTCACGGGTCCACCTCATACCTGGGCTCGTGGGAATTCGGTTGATACGAGGCAGAGTGCAAGGCTCGATATAGCTTTGTGCAGGCCGAACTGTGGGACTATGTTTGAGGATGCGATGGTTAGACACCTCCCCGCCATTCAGTCTGACCATTGCCCACTTTTGATCTCGCATAATGGATTCGCCTGGCAGCAGTTAATAAACCATTTTATTTTCAAGCTTGCTGGATGAGTCatgagaaatttaaggaatttGTTTTTGAAAATCGGCCGACTGAAGGCTAATTCCCTTCTCGACTGGAGGATTTATCCGCAAAGCGTCAAGATTGGAACAAGCAAGTTTTTGGTAATATATTTCGACAAAAGCGTGAACTCATAGCGTGTATTGAAGGCTGTCAGAGAGAGCTCTCGAAACAGCGTATTACTTATCTTATTAAACTGGAGGCTCGTCTTCGTAGGGAGCTTGACGAGGTCCTGGACCAAGAAGAAGCTCTTTGGCACCAAAAATCTCGCATGGAATTCATAAAAGACGGcgataaaaatacgtcatacttTCACGTAAGCACTTTGGTTCGAAGGTGGAGAAACCGTATTACTTCGCTGAGAAACGGTAATGGAGATTGGGTTGATGAACCAGCCGATGTAAAGAAGATAGTAGTCGACTATTACAAATGGTTGTATACCGAGAAGCAGCCTATTAACTTTGAGGATAAACTTCCGTAGGATTTATTTTAAGATTTTTCTAGCGAGGATTGGGAATGGTTAACTAGACCGTTCAATATTGCCGAAATAGAAAGAGTAATTAACAATATGGGAGCTTTAAAAGCGCCTGGACCGGATGGATATCAAGCTCTTTTCTACCGGAAAAATTGGGACATTATTGCAGATTCCCTATTTGATATGGTTCTTAAGGAAATTGAGGGTAAAGGAATGCCATAGGGTCTCATCGATACCATTTAGTTCTTATTCCCAAGGTAAATACCCCGGAGACTATATCTCAATTCAGGCCTATTAGCTTGTGTAACGTAGCCTACAAAATCATTAGTAAGATGCTTGCTAATAGGATAAAAAGGGTGTTACAGCACCTCATATCCGAGACACAGAGCGGGTTCGTGCCGGGTAGGCAAATCACGGATAATGTGGTTGTTTTTCAAGAAGCAATTCATTCGATGAGAAAGCGAAAAGGTAAACaaggatttatgacaattaagaTCGATTTAGAAAAAGCTTATGATCGACTTCGTTGGACTTTCATTTATGATACTATGAAGGATATGGGCTTCCCAGGTCTCCTAGTCGATGTGGTTATGGAATGCGTAAAAACCACGAGAATACAAGTACTTTGGAATGGCGAACCGACTGAGTAATTCGTTCCTTCACGGGGCGTAAGACAAGGTGTCCCTTTATCGTCACATTTATTTGTCATTTGCTTGGAAAAACTACAACAGGCTATTGATCTTGAAGTACGTAATAAAAACTAAAGACCCATAATTCTCGGCCGAAATGGGCCTTCAATTACCAATCTTTTCTTCGCAGACGATATGGTATTATTTGGGGAAGCGAACGAGGAACATGCTCTAGTTATGAGATATGTACTAGACAATTTTTGTGAAGCGCCAGGGGAAAGAATTAGCTCTGCAAAGTCTCAAGTTTTCTTTTCAAATAATACCGATGAGGGAGTTCGAAATACTGTCAGCTCGGTTCTTGGTTTCGAAGAGACAGCGGACCTAGGTACCTACCTTGGCATGCCTACCATCAATGGCCGAGTCACGCGTCATACTTTCGAGCACCTGGTGGAcaaatgatgtgaccataattggcgcatatttagcccccgaattagacttgttcccatgctttttagtgcttatttgggtcatttcttatctttagatctttgttttgcatattctttgagattttgatcccttggtaggaaaggagtaagaatcttgcattttcatggcaaaacgagactacattgatcgaattcaatgaccaagcatcaaggagagacaagattagaaggcctttgtacatattatagtagaagagcaatgttgagaaaagatccttgagtccccaaggaaatccccaaggaatttatgaagaaaagggaagaaaagaagaagatttgttctttgatcgacaatccgagcggattgtcaccaatccgtccgtcccagcaaagaagacaatccgagcggctttgccacaatccgctcggattccccctccacaatccgcccggattcccctgaatctgctcggattccaacgccagaatccgcccatcccgaccccattccgcccggattctagcacagtacggattgtcttctccaagctacgaagaaagaagcccttctctcagaaaataccggctcctccttgctcaacttaaaaagtgtaattactagtttagcccttagttaaccctaatgcatcctccctaatttccactataaataccccattagtctaattagaggagcatgttcttcttatcaataattagtgtagttaatatcaatcaaatctctctttgatattgtaatcaagtattaatcaagttttaatccaagttttagttctttaatctctcttttgttcatcctttattttgggtaattgaagattaattgggttattgttgggtgattgacaacctctcaatcaagcattcaagtacttcttttatctttgctttattattggaatcattagtaggtataatctcttaaatccctttttaattattgttaattactttcatttattcatcatgttttatattgttggtatgattgacaaccttgctagcatgatcaacatgataatgagtgagtagtctcttagctagagttaatgggtgattaggggaaaccaatatggggaatgattcatgcttaaattaatatgctttcatgttttatttgcttgcttgttttgatctcaactcatgcacatgttatatttgatgaaatgctaagcctatgaatccttgcatttactatcatcttctatcttttcaatgagacttgtaagacataacccaactcgagtctcattagaccatgcatgttgttgagtagggaagattaagtcgacttgtaggtgttgtacaatctaatcgattcggctccgagacccaaactttcctaggattgtaagatataacctaaCTCagtctatcacaacaataattgcttgcttataatttgagaacatgtttgtatgatcatatcccatgattcccctatgatcccatgacaccctagtgcctttaatcaattgtttacacccctttaattcatcttgcttgtttattttcattgctattttagtttagtaaccttctacatcaacccaatttgtgacaccccttagacaccactagttgcaatagaaatcttatttcaactcccgtcccttgggatccgacctttacttgcctctttactaattgtagagttgtttgtggagctat
Protein-coding sequences here:
- the LOC141619941 gene encoding uncharacterized protein LOC141619941, which gives rise to MARRCETFNEWIENCEHIELAFTGPPHTWARGNSVDTRQSARLDIALCRPNCGTMFEDAMRELSKQRITYLIKLEARLRRELDEVLDQEEALWHQKSRMEFIKDGDKNTSYFHVSTLVRRWRNRITSLRNGNGDWVDEPADVKKIVVDYYKWLYTEKQPINFEDKLP